One part of the Chryseobacterium mulctrae genome encodes these proteins:
- the glgP gene encoding alpha-glucan family phosphorylase — translation MDFRNFKMPFSINPKYAEKVAYFSMEFALEQVLKIYSGGLGFLAGSHMRSAYNLNQDLIGIGILWKFGYYDQARNHDQTLQPTWTRKMYSFLEDTGIKFQIEIHSAPVWVKVWYLDPEIFNTAPIFFLSTDVPENDHISKTICHRLYDANESTKLAQYILLGKGGAKLLDEMNIDRDVYHLNEAHGLPAAFHLLKKYDGDIQKVKEKLVFTTHTPEEAGNEKHNLKLCYDMSYFSGLSMEEAKKLEGSDGELFNHSLCALKMARIANGVSKLHGEVSRAMWSKYPGICEIKSITNAQEFKYWGDKELYNSKDEKNDTLFDYRKKILKKRLFKIVADQTGNLFDPNIFTIVWARRFAGYKRADLLLQDKERFRKLLNNPKYPVQIIWAGKPYPMDYSSISTFNVLVEESKNHKNMAVLTGYELALSKSLKQGSDLWLNNPRVPREASGTSGMTAAMNGSVNLSTDDGWIPEFAKHGENSFVVPKADYMNMSIYEQDRYDFNKLYEILENEILPTYYDQHDQWRKIQQNSMKDVKQNFNSDRMADEYYSIMYNK, via the coding sequence ATGGATTTCAGAAATTTCAAAATGCCTTTCAGTATCAATCCAAAATATGCTGAAAAAGTCGCTTATTTTTCAATGGAATTTGCTCTTGAGCAAGTTTTAAAAATATATTCCGGAGGTTTAGGTTTTTTAGCCGGATCTCACATGAGAAGTGCCTACAATCTTAATCAGGATCTTATCGGGATCGGAATTTTATGGAAATTCGGGTATTACGATCAGGCGAGAAATCATGATCAAACTTTACAGCCAACCTGGACGAGAAAAATGTACAGTTTTCTTGAAGATACAGGTATAAAGTTTCAAATTGAAATCCACAGCGCTCCGGTTTGGGTAAAAGTCTGGTATCTTGATCCTGAAATTTTCAACACCGCACCGATATTTTTTCTTTCCACAGACGTACCGGAAAATGATCATATCTCCAAAACAATTTGCCATAGACTGTACGACGCCAACGAATCTACAAAACTGGCGCAATATATTCTTCTTGGAAAAGGCGGTGCAAAACTTTTAGATGAAATGAATATCGACAGAGATGTGTATCATCTTAATGAAGCTCACGGTCTTCCGGCTGCGTTTCATTTATTGAAAAAATATGACGGAGACATTCAGAAAGTAAAAGAAAAACTTGTTTTTACGACACACACTCCCGAAGAAGCAGGAAATGAAAAGCACAATCTGAAATTATGCTACGACATGTCATATTTTTCAGGTTTAAGCATGGAAGAAGCAAAAAAACTTGAAGGTTCTGATGGTGAACTTTTCAACCATTCACTTTGTGCTTTGAAAATGGCAAGAATTGCAAATGGTGTTTCAAAGTTACATGGTGAAGTTTCCAGAGCGATGTGGAGTAAATATCCCGGAATCTGTGAAATTAAATCAATTACCAACGCTCAGGAATTTAAATATTGGGGCGATAAAGAACTTTACAATTCCAAAGACGAAAAAAACGACACTCTTTTCGATTACAGAAAGAAAATTTTAAAGAAAAGATTATTCAAGATTGTAGCCGATCAAACCGGAAACTTATTTGACCCCAACATTTTCACAATTGTCTGGGCAAGAAGATTTGCAGGTTACAAAAGAGCAGATTTACTTTTACAGGATAAAGAAAGATTCAGGAAACTACTTAACAATCCAAAATATCCGGTTCAGATTATTTGGGCAGGAAAACCTTACCCGATGGATTATTCTTCGATTTCTACATTCAATGTTTTGGTGGAGGAAAGTAAAAATCACAAAAACATGGCGGTTTTAACAGGATATGAACTGGCTTTAAGTAAATCTTTAAAACAAGGTTCAGATTTATGGTTAAATAATCCTAGAGTACCGAGAGAAGCTTCGGGTACATCGGGAATGACCGCTGCAATGAACGGTTCTGTCAACCTTTCTACAGACGATGGCTGGATTCCGGAATTTGCAAAACATGGCGAAAATTCTTTCGTTGTTCCGAAAGCAGATTACATGAATATGAGTATCTATGAACAGGATCGATATGATTTCAACAAATTATATGAAATTCTTGAAAACGAAATTCTACCAACCTATTACGATCAACATGATCAATGGCGAAAAATACAGCAGAATTCGATGAAAGATGTAAAGCAAAATTTCAACAGCGATAGAATGGCAGACGAATATTACAGCATTATGTACAATAAATAG
- a CDS encoding S9 family peptidase, with product MKKFLLSLTVIAAFQNATSQEITLDKIYSGYYRGKGIAGIASMKNGENYLVIEQGGIAKYSYKTSQKEGNLVDGNFESYEFSDDESKILLLKQSQPIYRHSFLGVYDVKDLKSGKVLSLNEGKPVQEPRFSPDASKIAFIVDNNLFYQDLNSGKITQITEHGVKNKVLNGLADWVYEEEFGHARLYEWTKNSADILFVKLVETDVPEIYIPIYGKSLYPTEMRYKYPKAGEKNSVATAHIYHLADGKKTKVNLDNFKNYYIPNVIQTANSDEIVLITSQRTQNASDVLKVNTKTGEAKKLFTETDDKWIDTENVTLEFLEDNSFLWASERDGFRHLYWFDKDGKLKKQVTKGNWEVTEYYGYNPKSQEIFVQTTEKGSINKVVSKINIQNGKSQLISNAEGNNAANFSKNYNYFIETSSTAAKPYTFVLKDGNGKQLKELQNNDDQLKKLQSDNFSVKEFITIPNAAGDQMNAWIIKPKNFDPNKKYPLFMYQYSGPGSQQVSNSWDNGNALWFEMLAQKGYIIACVDGRGTGYKGAKFKKVTYKNLGKYEIEDQIVAAKWLGNQKYIDKTRIGIFGWSFGGYMASLAMTKGADVFKAGIAVAPVTNWRYYDSVYTERFLLTPQENPAGYDDNSPTTYANLLKGKFLLIHGTADDNVHFQNSMEFSEALIQNKKQFEFMAYPDKNHGIYGGQTRPQLYQKMTDFILENL from the coding sequence ATGAAAAAATTCTTACTTAGCCTTACTGTTATTGCGGCATTTCAAAATGCTACGTCACAGGAAATCACTTTAGACAAAATATATTCAGGATACTACCGTGGCAAAGGCATTGCCGGAATTGCATCTATGAAAAACGGTGAAAATTATTTGGTCATCGAGCAAGGCGGAATTGCAAAATATTCTTACAAAACTTCTCAGAAAGAAGGAAATCTGGTTGATGGAAATTTTGAGAGCTATGAATTTTCTGATGATGAATCTAAAATACTTTTGTTAAAACAAAGTCAGCCTATTTACAGGCATTCTTTTTTAGGTGTTTATGATGTTAAAGATTTAAAATCTGGTAAGGTTTTAAGTTTAAATGAAGGTAAACCTGTACAGGAACCACGATTTTCTCCGGATGCTAGCAAAATCGCTTTTATTGTTGATAACAATTTGTTTTATCAGGATTTAAATTCAGGAAAAATCACTCAGATTACCGAACATGGAGTAAAAAATAAAGTTCTGAACGGTTTAGCAGACTGGGTGTATGAAGAAGAATTTGGACATGCAAGATTATATGAATGGACTAAAAACTCTGCAGACATTTTATTTGTAAAATTGGTTGAAACTGATGTTCCAGAAATTTACATTCCTATCTATGGAAAGTCACTTTACCCTACCGAAATGCGTTACAAATATCCGAAAGCAGGAGAAAAAAACTCTGTTGCAACGGCACATATTTATCATTTAGCAGACGGAAAAAAGACAAAAGTAAATCTTGACAATTTTAAAAACTATTACATTCCAAACGTTATTCAGACAGCGAATTCAGATGAAATTGTTTTGATTACTTCACAAAGAACGCAAAATGCGTCTGATGTTTTGAAAGTAAATACCAAAACTGGTGAAGCAAAAAAACTGTTTACAGAAACTGACGATAAGTGGATCGATACAGAAAATGTAACGTTGGAATTCCTTGAGGACAACAGTTTTCTTTGGGCTTCAGAAAGAGATGGTTTCCGTCATTTGTATTGGTTTGACAAAGATGGAAAGCTGAAAAAGCAGGTTACAAAAGGAAATTGGGAAGTGACAGAATATTATGGTTACAATCCTAAATCTCAGGAAATTTTCGTTCAGACTACGGAAAAAGGAAGCATCAATAAAGTAGTTTCTAAAATCAATATTCAGAATGGAAAATCGCAGCTGATTTCTAATGCGGAAGGAAATAATGCCGCAAACTTTAGCAAGAATTATAATTATTTCATTGAAACTTCTTCTACAGCAGCAAAACCTTACACGTTTGTATTGAAAGACGGTAACGGAAAGCAGTTGAAAGAACTTCAGAATAATGACGATCAGCTTAAAAAATTACAGTCAGATAATTTTTCAGTAAAAGAATTTATTACGATTCCAAACGCTGCAGGAGATCAGATGAACGCTTGGATCATTAAACCTAAAAACTTCGATCCGAATAAAAAATACCCATTATTTATGTACCAATATTCTGGTCCCGGATCTCAACAGGTTTCTAATTCTTGGGACAACGGAAATGCTCTTTGGTTTGAAATGTTAGCTCAAAAAGGATACATTATTGCTTGTGTAGATGGACGTGGAACTGGTTATAAAGGGGCTAAATTCAAGAAAGTAACGTATAAGAATTTAGGAAAATACGAGATTGAAGACCAGATTGTTGCAGCAAAATGGTTAGGAAATCAAAAATATATCGATAAAACAAGGATCGGGATCTTCGGATGGAGCTTTGGAGGCTATATGGCAAGTTTGGCAATGACAAAAGGTGCAGATGTTTTCAAAGCAGGAATCGCTGTTGCACCGGTTACAAACTGGAGATATTATGATTCTGTTTACACCGAAAGATTTTTATTAACGCCACAGGAAAATCCGGCAGGTTATGATGATAATTCGCCTACAACTTATGCTAATTTGTTGAAAGGTAAATTTTTATTAATCCACGGAACAGCCGATGACAATGTACATTTCCAAAATTCTATGGAATTTTCTGAAGCTTTAATCCAAAACAAAAAACAGTTTGAATTTATGGCTTATCCTGATAAAAACCACGGAATTTATGGCGGACAAACAAGACCACAACTGTACCAAAAAATGACAGATTTTATTTTGGAAAATCTTTAA
- a CDS encoding type II toxin-antitoxin system RelE/ParE family toxin, which translates to MATKLIYSHFVKNDLKEINNWYRKIDKKLLDNFLKEFRYKIDFIKENPLSCELKYDNNRIVFLKKFPFGIHYFYNEHKNLIEIYSVFHTSRNPEQWKDRK; encoded by the coding sequence GTGGCGACTAAATTAATATACAGTCATTTTGTGAAAAATGATTTAAAAGAGATCAACAATTGGTACAGAAAAATTGATAAAAAACTCTTGGATAATTTTCTTAAAGAGTTTCGTTATAAAATTGATTTTATTAAAGAAAATCCCTTGTCTTGTGAACTTAAATATGATAATAATAGAATCGTTTTTCTCAAGAAATTTCCCTTTGGCATTCATTATTTCTACAATGAACACAAAAATTTAATTGAAATATATTCTGTTTTTCATACTTCGAGAAACCCTGAACAGTGGAAAGACAGAAAATAA
- a CDS encoding peptide MFS transporter, which translates to MKTKHPKGLPYLFFTEMWERFGYYLILGIFVLYMIDSEKGGLAFDDKSADDIFGTFIALTYLTPFLGGFLADRVLGYIKAIYIGGFLMGLGYLGIGFFKELPLFYASLALIIIGNGFFKPSISTLLGNLYNEEPYKANKDAGYNIFYMGINIGAFVCNIIAAFMRNKYGWGPAFMTAGVGMFVGLLVFTIGRQHILQANVLKPAQEGDTKISDVLVKVFLPAVIFGLIGWFIPNNIFGSDSTDAFIFACIPVIYFYVMLYVKANAEDKKPIGALLAIFAVSLMFWAVFKQNGTALTRWANYYTERTVPAAVENPLESIYLVDKKDYLDKEVSVYDDQYQVKKNENGKALKEQGKDIYFRNISDTDKTKLEANPSQTVNLYNTELFQSINPGWVILLTPVVVAFFMMLRKKGKEPSTPSKIVLGLFISALSCLVMVGAVYAGQNGLVKVSALWLIAAYGVITVGELCLSPMGLSLVSKLSPPRLTALMMGGFFLSTSIGNKLSGVLASFWYDYDNKANFFIVNFGLLLLATLLGLSILKRLNKIMKEKGVN; encoded by the coding sequence ATGAAAACCAAACATCCTAAAGGGCTTCCCTATCTATTTTTCACAGAAATGTGGGAGCGTTTCGGCTATTATTTAATCCTCGGAATTTTTGTGCTGTACATGATCGACAGTGAAAAAGGCGGATTGGCTTTTGATGATAAAAGCGCTGATGATATTTTCGGAACTTTTATCGCATTAACTTATTTAACGCCATTTTTAGGTGGATTTTTAGCCGACAGAGTTTTAGGATACATCAAAGCAATCTACATTGGCGGATTCTTGATGGGACTGGGTTATCTCGGAATTGGTTTTTTTAAAGAACTTCCTCTATTTTACGCTTCTTTAGCTTTAATTATCATTGGAAACGGATTTTTTAAACCTAGTATTTCTACACTTCTGGGAAATTTATACAACGAAGAACCTTATAAAGCGAATAAAGATGCAGGATACAATATTTTCTATATGGGAATCAACATTGGAGCTTTTGTCTGTAATATTATTGCTGCTTTCATGCGTAACAAATACGGATGGGGACCGGCATTTATGACAGCCGGAGTCGGAATGTTTGTAGGACTTTTAGTTTTCACCATCGGAAGACAGCATATTCTTCAGGCAAATGTTTTGAAACCTGCACAAGAAGGAGACACTAAAATTTCTGATGTTTTAGTAAAAGTATTTTTACCTGCAGTAATTTTCGGATTGATTGGATGGTTTATCCCCAACAATATTTTTGGAAGTGACAGTACAGATGCATTTATTTTCGCTTGTATTCCAGTAATTTATTTTTATGTAATGCTTTATGTAAAGGCAAATGCAGAAGACAAAAAACCAATTGGAGCCTTGCTTGCAATTTTTGCGGTAAGTTTAATGTTCTGGGCCGTTTTCAAACAAAACGGAACCGCTTTAACACGTTGGGCAAATTATTATACTGAAAGAACCGTTCCTGCAGCTGTAGAAAATCCTTTAGAATCAATATATTTGGTTGATAAAAAAGATTATCTAGACAAAGAAGTTTCTGTCTATGACGACCAGTATCAGGTAAAAAAAAACGAAAATGGCAAGGCTTTAAAAGAGCAAGGAAAAGATATTTATTTCAGAAATATTTCTGATACAGACAAAACAAAATTAGAAGCCAATCCTTCACAAACAGTAAATCTTTACAACACAGAATTATTCCAGTCGATTAATCCGGGTTGGGTAATTTTACTAACACCCGTTGTCGTTGCATTCTTCATGATGCTTCGTAAAAAAGGGAAAGAACCGAGTACTCCTTCAAAAATTGTTTTAGGATTATTTATCTCAGCGCTATCATGTTTAGTGATGGTAGGTGCAGTTTATGCCGGACAAAACGGCTTAGTAAAAGTATCAGCTTTATGGTTGATTGCTGCTTACGGAGTAATCACAGTGGGAGAACTTTGTCTCTCTCCAATGGGATTATCTTTGGTCTCTAAACTTTCACCACCAAGATTAACAGCTTTGATGATGGGTGGATTTTTCCTTTCAACATCAATCGGAAACAAACTTTCCGGAGTTTTAGCGAGCTTCTGGTACGATTATGACAATAAAGCTAATTTCTTTATCGTCAATTTTGGTTTATTGCTTCTAGCTACTTTACTTGGGCTTTCCATATTAAAAAGGCTTAATAAGATCATGAAAGAAAAGGGTGTAAATTAA
- a CDS encoding peptide MFS transporter — MDTVQKKGHPKGLYLLFFTEMWERFSYYGMRAILILYLTKKLIEGGLGMDEQNATLLYGYFTGLVYFTPLIGGWLADKFLGKRLAITIGGITMMIGQFVLFGMNSTTGLYIGLALLIIGNGFFKPNISTLVGGLYADGDDRRDSAFSIFYMGINLGALIAPFIIGYFTDNLFATTNADGSIAYGYRYGFLTAGIGMFLGQVVFNIFAQKYLGDLGTKPVKTTGTEDKATTEGQSINPVTGKPLTKPEEGQRITVIFILFLFAVFFWAGFEQAGSSLSLYTDKFINRNVFGFEIPTSWFQSVNPIFIVTLAPLFAIFWSSKLGKKLSTPVKMGVGMIILGVGFWFMLGAVAERNSNGDIADIANKAGIMWLIMTYLLHTIGELCLSPVGLSVVTKLSPPKLASILMAVWMLSSSIANFIGGFLASIVETLGAGQVFTYISGFVIVCGVLLLLLSKYISKMMHGVK; from the coding sequence ATGGATACAGTACAGAAGAAAGGACATCCTAAAGGCTTGTACCTTTTGTTCTTCACCGAGATGTGGGAGCGTTTTTCTTATTACGGAATGCGTGCAATTTTGATCCTTTATTTAACTAAGAAATTAATTGAAGGAGGATTAGGAATGGACGAGCAGAATGCAACCTTATTATATGGTTATTTCACCGGTCTAGTTTATTTTACACCGCTTATCGGAGGTTGGCTTGCCGATAAATTTTTAGGAAAACGTTTAGCAATTACAATCGGTGGTATCACCATGATGATTGGGCAGTTTGTTTTATTCGGAATGAATTCTACAACTGGGCTTTACATTGGTTTGGCCTTACTGATCATCGGAAATGGTTTCTTTAAACCTAACATTTCGACTTTAGTAGGTGGTTTATATGCAGATGGTGACGACAGAAGAGATTCTGCATTCTCTATTTTCTACATGGGAATCAACTTAGGAGCTTTAATTGCACCTTTTATTATCGGATATTTTACAGATAACCTTTTTGCAACAACCAATGCAGACGGTTCTATTGCTTATGGATATAGATACGGTTTCCTTACAGCGGGAATCGGAATGTTTTTAGGTCAGGTTGTATTTAATATTTTTGCTCAAAAATATTTGGGAGATTTAGGTACAAAACCTGTAAAAACAACAGGAACTGAAGACAAAGCAACTACTGAAGGGCAATCTATCAACCCAGTAACAGGAAAACCTTTAACTAAACCTGAAGAAGGACAAAGAATTACAGTAATCTTTATTTTATTCTTATTTGCAGTATTCTTTTGGGCTGGTTTTGAACAGGCAGGATCGTCTCTATCTTTATATACAGATAAATTTATCAATAGAAATGTTTTCGGATTTGAAATTCCAACCTCGTGGTTTCAGTCGGTTAACCCTATTTTCATCGTAACATTAGCACCATTATTTGCAATATTCTGGAGTTCTAAATTAGGTAAAAAGCTTTCTACTCCTGTAAAAATGGGTGTTGGTATGATTATCTTAGGAGTTGGTTTCTGGTTTATGCTTGGAGCAGTTGCAGAAAGAAATTCAAACGGAGACATTGCTGACATAGCAAACAAAGCGGGAATTATGTGGTTGATTATGACTTATTTACTACATACAATTGGTGAACTTTGCCTTTCACCAGTAGGTTTATCTGTAGTAACTAAATTATCTCCACCTAAATTAGCTTCAATCTTGATGGCAGTTTGGATGTTGTCTTCTTCAATTGCGAACTTTATCGGAGGTTTCTTAGCTTCAATTGTAGAAACTTTAGGAGCAGGACAAGTATTCACTTACATTTCAGGATTTGTAATCGTATGTGGAGTATTGTTACTTTTACTAAGCAAATACATCAGCAAAATGATGCACGGCGTAAAATAA
- a CDS encoding peptide MFS transporter, with protein sequence MNQTLEEIQNFKGKYPKQLWTLFTVEMWERFCFYGMRGVLTFFMVDQLLLKDDVANLQYGAIQAFVYAFTFIGGIFADKILGFKKSLFFGGIVMILGNLLIAFSPKDLFYYGIAFSIIGTGFFKPNVSSMVGELYDEKDPRRDAGYGMFYAGINIGGLLGGALCIYLGKYHSWTLCFLAAAVVMVIGLLTFLFTKKNLGPIGNSPLINMEPGKRKIREIGVYALSILSIPLIFIMVKNTHYTDYFMYTIGVIAVGYFIYELIRLKISGLQKKLIAAFAFIFFYFLFNAIYEQSGGSLSLFAKDNLDHNLLGFNMDPNVVNNSSNTLFVIILSPIIGLLWLWLAKKKLEPNTLIKFGIGFLFLSASFYIFYYTKFFANVEGITSLNVFAFAYLITTIGELCLGPIGMSIITKLSPKRLFGMMMGLWFLASAFGQLAAGKLGAEISKSNTGNDLVSKLQSYTDGYYQLAIYALIAGVVLILISPFIKKLMQEVK encoded by the coding sequence ATGAACCAAACTTTAGAAGAAATACAAAATTTCAAAGGAAAATACCCAAAACAATTATGGACACTTTTTACCGTCGAGATGTGGGAAAGATTCTGTTTTTACGGAATGAGGGGTGTTCTTACGTTTTTCATGGTAGATCAGCTTTTATTAAAAGATGATGTAGCTAATCTTCAATACGGTGCAATCCAGGCTTTTGTATATGCTTTCACTTTCATAGGTGGTATTTTTGCCGATAAAATTTTAGGATTTAAAAAATCACTTTTTTTCGGCGGAATTGTCATGATTTTAGGTAATTTATTGATTGCTTTTTCTCCGAAAGATTTATTTTATTACGGAATTGCATTCTCCATTATCGGAACAGGATTCTTCAAACCCAATGTTTCATCAATGGTAGGAGAATTGTACGACGAAAAAGATCCGAGAAGAGACGCAGGATACGGAATGTTCTATGCAGGAATTAACATTGGCGGACTTTTAGGAGGTGCTCTTTGTATTTATTTAGGAAAATATCATTCTTGGACTTTATGCTTCCTTGCAGCAGCTGTAGTAATGGTTATCGGATTGCTTACTTTCCTCTTCACCAAGAAAAACTTAGGTCCAATAGGTAATTCTCCATTAATAAATATGGAACCGGGAAAAAGAAAAATAAGAGAAATTGGTGTTTATGCACTTTCTATTTTAAGTATTCCGCTGATTTTCATCATGGTGAAAAATACTCATTACACAGATTATTTCATGTATACCATCGGAGTTATTGCTGTAGGATATTTTATTTATGAATTAATCAGATTAAAAATTTCAGGCCTTCAGAAAAAATTAATTGCAGCATTTGCTTTTATATTTTTCTATTTCTTATTCAATGCGATTTATGAGCAAAGTGGTGGTTCTTTATCTCTGTTTGCCAAAGATAATTTAGATCACAATTTATTAGGGTTTAATATGGATCCCAATGTGGTTAACAACAGTTCAAATACTCTTTTTGTTATTATTTTAAGTCCAATCATTGGATTATTATGGCTTTGGTTGGCTAAGAAAAAATTAGAACCGAATACATTAATCAAGTTCGGAATCGGATTTTTATTCCTTTCTGCTTCATTTTATATATTTTATTACACCAAGTTTTTTGCTAATGTAGAGGGAATTACTTCACTTAATGTCTTTGCATTCGCTTATCTTATTACAACCATCGGGGAACTTTGTTTAGGCCCAATCGGAATGTCGATCATTACCAAATTATCCCCAAAAAGATTATTCGGAATGATGATGGGGCTTTGGTTTTTAGCAAGTGCATTTGGTCAGTTAGCAGCAGGAAAACTGGGTGCTGAAATTTCAAAATCAAATACAGGAAATGATTTAGTATCTAAGTTACAGTCTTATACAGACGGTTATTATCAGCTTGCTATTTATGCATTAATTGCCGGTGTGGTACTGATTTTGATATCACCATTCATTAAAAAGCTTATGCAGGAGGTAAAATAG
- a CDS encoding thioredoxin family protein translates to MKKISTLLFLFIISFSFAQVKWMTIEEALNAQKTQPKKIIIDFYADWCGPCKIMDKKTYGNPIIYEFLNENYYPVKFDAEDKRTIEIFGRKFSNDNTSHKKGRNSLHEFTQFMNVNAVPSTVFLDDKGNPITMLQGELSAKELEPYLDFISNNLYKKVKTKQDWEDYQKKFRSKIKD, encoded by the coding sequence ATGAAAAAAATATCCACCCTACTTTTTCTTTTCATTATCAGCTTCAGTTTTGCGCAGGTAAAATGGATGACGATTGAAGAAGCATTAAATGCACAGAAAACACAACCTAAAAAAATCATCATCGATTTTTATGCAGATTGGTGTGGCCCGTGTAAAATCATGGATAAAAAAACCTATGGAAATCCCATAATTTATGAGTTTTTAAATGAAAATTATTACCCCGTAAAGTTTGATGCAGAAGACAAACGAACGATAGAGATCTTCGGCAGAAAATTTTCTAATGACAATACTTCTCACAAAAAAGGAAGAAATTCACTTCACGAATTCACACAATTCATGAATGTAAATGCAGTACCAAGTACAGTTTTTCTTGATGACAAAGGAAATCCCATAACTATGTTACAAGGAGAATTATCTGCAAAAGAATTAGAACCTTATCTTGATTTTATATCAAACAATCTATACAAAAAAGTAAAAACCAAGCAAGATTGGGAAGATTATCAGAAGAAATTCAGATCTAAAATAAAAGATTAA